TCTTGACAGGATTTCAGCTCAGGTTACTGAGATGAATCATATTTTCTTTGATGACAGTACTGTCATTCACAGAACCAGAGGAGTTGGCTATCTCTCTAAGGATGATGCATATAAACTCGGAGCCTGTGGTCCTACTGCAAGAGGTTGTGGTGTTGCAATTGATATCCGTCAGACCGGATATGCGGCATACCCGGAACTTGACTTTAAACCCGTTGTTGAGAATGACGGAGACTGCTATTCCAGATGTATGGTGCGTGCAAAGGAGGTTGTCCAGTCAGCAGATCTGATCCAGCAGGCGATTGCCAAAATACCTGACGGAGACATTGATGTAAAGGTTAAGGGCAATCCTGATGGTGAGTACTTCTCAAGGGTTGAACAGCCAAGGGGAGAATGTATCCATTATCTGAAAGGCAACGGCACAAAATATCTTGTCAGGGAGCGTGTCAGAACACCTACGCTTACAAACATTCCTCCGCTTGTGAAGATGCTTGCCGGATGTGAGATGGCTGATGTTCCTGTAATTGTCCTTACAATCGATCCATGTATCGGTTGCGCGGAGAGGTGATATTTTATGGCTAAAATCACCTTTACAATGGCAAAGAGGATATTTAAATCACTCGCCGGCGGGCCTGCAACCCGAAGGTACCCTGCTGTACCGGCAAGGAGATATGAGGCGTCAAGGGGCCATATTGAAATTAATATTGAGGACTGCATCTATTGCGGGCTTTGCAGCCGGCACTGCCCTGCCAATGCCATTGAAGTATCCAAACAGGAGAGGACATGGCAGATTGACAGGGCAAGATGTATAATCTGCAATTCATGTGCTGAGGCATGTCCTAAGGACTGTATATTTACCAGCAATGTCTATCATGAACCGGTAACTGATCCTTATCTTGTAGAGAAGATACAGGGGCCTGAACCTGCGCCAAAGCCTGAGAAGAAGGAATAATATTTAATAATTTAATAAATCTTTTTTCTTATTACTACATTAACGCC
The sequence above is a segment of the Methanoplanus limicola DSM 2279 genome. Coding sequences within it:
- a CDS encoding 4Fe-4S binding protein translates to MAKITFTMAKRIFKSLAGGPATRRYPAVPARRYEASRGHIEINIEDCIYCGLCSRHCPANAIEVSKQERTWQIDRARCIICNSCAEACPKDCIFTSNVYHEPVTDPYLVEKIQGPEPAPKPEKKE
- a CDS encoding hydrogenase large subunit; this translates as MGRRTVVPFGPQHPVLPEPIHLDLVIEDEKVIEAVPSIGYVHRGLEKLVETREYKDYVYIAERICGICSFIHSLAFCQGIENIMGVEVPERAHYLRTIWSEYSRMHSHLLWMGLFADAMGFENLFMEAWRIREQVLDEMEETTGGRVIQGSCKVGGVRRDISAEKLKEMSSNLDRISAQVTEMNHIFFDDSTVIHRTRGVGYLSKDDAYKLGACGPTARGCGVAIDIRQTGYAAYPELDFKPVVENDGDCYSRCMVRAKEVVQSADLIQQAIAKIPDGDIDVKVKGNPDGEYFSRVEQPRGECIHYLKGNGTKYLVRERVRTPTLTNIPPLVKMLAGCEMADVPVIVLTIDPCIGCAER